From the genome of Thermaerobacter marianensis DSM 12885:
TTCTCGCCCCGCAGCACCACGTCCTCGAAGCCCCAGCGCGGGGCGCTCAAGGCGGTGGGGTAGCCCATCTCGCCCTTGACGGCGAAGAGCGCCAGGCGCACGGCGCGGCTCACCGCATCGGCCGCCGCCCAGGACTTGCGCGAGCCCGTGTTGGGGAAGTGGCGGTAGGTGCGCAAGGCCGCGCCGTCGATCCAGGCGTTGGAGAGGGCGTTGATCACCTCGTCGCGCCCTCCGCCCAGCAAGACCGTGGCCACCGCCGCCGACGCCACCTTGACGAAGTGCACGTGGTCGAAGCCGAAGCGGTTGAGGCTGTTCTCCAGGGACAGCACGCCCTGGATCTCGTGGGCCTTGATGGCCATGGTCAGCACGTCGCGGACGGTGTAGGGCGCCTCGCCCCGGCTGCGCCGCACCCGGCTGACGTGATCGGCCACGGCCAGGATGGCCCCCAGGTTGTCCGAGGGATGCCCCCACTCCTTGGCCAGGAAGGTGTCGTTGTAGTCCAGCCAGCGGATCAGGGCGGTGATGTTGAAGGCGCCCTCCACGGGATCCAGCACGTAGGGCGTCCCCGGCACCTTCACGCCGTGGGGCACCACCGTCCCCGGCACCGTGGGACCGAGCAGCTTGGTGCACTCGGGGTAGGCCAGAGCGTAGAAAGCCGCCGCCAGGGAGTCCATCAGCACCCAGCGGGCGGTGCGGTACGCCAGCTCGCTGTCGATCTCGCGCTGGAGGGCGTAGTCGGCGATCGCCACCAGCACCGGATCGGGTTCTTGCGGCTTGACGGCCCCGCCCGCCGGGGCCGCCGAGGGATCGTGGGCTGCCATCACGCCGTACCGAAGCCTCCTCGGTCATCGCTTGGGGTTTCGTTCGGGCCGGCTATTTCGCTCTCCGGTTCCTCCGGCCCTGCGTTTTGCGTGTCCCGGAATCCCGGGGCCCCATCCATCTCCGTTGCCTTCGACTGCCGTCACCACCGCCACAGGACCTGGCGGAACGGGGCGCTCGGGCGGCGGGCCGGCGGACCGCCGGGTGCGGGCCTCGCCCCGTGCCGCATCCGGTCGGTCGGGTGCGCCGGGCCGCCGCCGGGCCCGTCCGGCGGCAGCGGCGGCGGTGACGGAAAGGCCCTCGCCTGCCGTCCACGCCCGCGCCCGCCGCCGGGTTCGTCCCGTCCAGGGGATGACGGTGCACCCCCTGGGAGGGCCGTGTCCGCCGCCCCCGGACCCCCGTAAGGGGGTTCCGGACCCCCGCGAGGGGCTTACACCTTCAGCCCCCGCGGCCCCAGGTACCGCACCCGCGGCCGGTAGAGGCGGTTCTGGGCGTGCTGCTCGACCACGTGGGCTACCAGGCCCGCCGTCCGGGCGGCGAAGAAGATCGGCGTGTAGAGCTCGATGGGGATGCCCAGCACGTAGTAGATCGGCGCGGCGTAATAGTCCAGGTTCGGGTAGAGGCCCTTCTCCTCCCGCATGATGTCCTCGCCCCGCTGGCACATGGCCACCCAGCGGCGGCCCTCCTCGTCGCCGCGTTCCTCCACCAGCCGGGCCAGGGTCTGCTTGAGGATCCAGGCCCGCGGGTCGAACTTGCGCATGTAGACCCGGTGGCCAAAACCCATGATGCGCTCCTTACGGGCCAGCTTCTCCCGAATCAGCCGGTCGAGGCCCTCCACGTCGCCGGCCTCCAGCATCATGTGGGCCACGGCCTCGTTGGCGCCGCCGTGCAGGGGCCCCTTCAAGGACGCCACCGCCCCGGTCAGGGCGCCGTAGACGTCGGACAGCGTCGAGGCGATGATCCGCGCCGTGAAGGTGGAGTTGGGCATCTCGTGCTCGCTGTAGGCGATCAGCGCCTGGTCGAAGGCCCGGGCCCCGGCGGGATCCGGCCGCCGGCCGGTGATCATGTACACGAAGTTCTCCGCGAAGCCCAGCTGGGGATCGGGAAGAACCGGCGCCTCGCCCTGGGCCACCCGGGTCAGGTTCGCCACGATGGTGGAGACCTGGCCCACCAGGCGGACGCCCTTGGCCCGCTCCGCCTCGGGGTCCGGCGAGTCCGCCTCGGGGTCGAACCCGGCCAGGGCCGAGACGGCCGTGCGCAGCCGGTCCATGGCGTGCATCGACGCCGGCAGCTTGGCAAGGATGTCCCACACGGCCTGCGGGACCTCGGCGGCCAGGAGCTGCCGCTCCAGCCCCTTCCGCTCTTCGTCGCCGGGCAGCCGCTCGTGGATCAGCAGACCCAGCACGTCCACGTAGGTCTTCTGGGTGATCAGGTCGAGCAGGTTGTAGCCGCGGACCACGATCTCCTCGTTCTCCACATCCAGATAGGAGATCCGCGTCTCGGCGGCGATCACGCCCTCGAGGCCGGGGCGATACTCCTGGGTCTCCATGACGTCACCCCTTTGGGAGGATGATCAGCGGGCGCGTGGCCGGCGGCGCGCCGGGCGCCACCGAGCGGCGGGATCAGGTCGCGGTCGGCACCGCCTCACCGCCGACACCGCACCATGGCGGGCATCGGGCCGCCACCGGAACGCCCTCCGATTTGCCCTTGGCCCTCCGATTTGCCCTTGGATTCCTACCCGAAAGGAGCCTCGACCTCCTGCCGGGCCCGAACGATGCCAACGCACCGGAGGTCGCGGGAACCCCGTTCGGCGCGGCGGCGTCCAAAGGGCGACGATGCACCGGGGGAGGAGCGTGCCAAGGGTCACGGTGCGAGGGGGAGTCAGGCTGCCTCGACCGTCAGCGACGCCTCCAACCCGACTCTCAGGGCCGCCTCCAAGCGGAATTCCAGAGGGGCAGTCGAATGGCAGGACCGTCCAGACCGATGCAGGGGCGGACGCGAAGGTATCAAGGGCGGACTCCCGGGCAAACCGAGGCTGGAGGGGGCGATGACGTTGCCGTTGCCAGACGGCGGATCCTTGGGCCAGCCGATAATCCCCATCAGGGAGACGGAGACCGGGCGACGAACGCGGCGTCCGTGCGCAAGAGGCCACCGAGCCTGGGGTGCGGTGCGACGTGTGGGTTGGCTGATGGGATGGGTCGCCTTGTCGACCGTGGCCATGGTCGGGTTCGCAGGCTCCCTGGCCCAGGCTTCCCCGGGGGGTGGCGCTCCGGGGAAGCCCACGGAACCTGCCGGCCGCCCGGATCGACTCGTGTCCTGGGTGGTCGCACCCGACGACGTCCAGGCCGCGGAGACCTACCTCCGGGAGCACTTCGCTGACCGGTTCGGTGGCCTCTACGTGGAAGACGCGGGCACCGGCCAAGCGGCGGTGGTGGTCGTGCTGACGCGACCCCTGGACGCCGCCGGTGAGCAGGCGCTGCGCGATCGCCTCGCCGGACACCGGCTGCGGTTCGAGGAAGGCCATTACACGCTGATGGAACTCGAGCAAGTGCAGGCGACGCTGAACCAAAACATGGCCCGCCTGCAGGACCAGGGAGTCCAAGTGGTGTGGACCGGCGTGGACGTTCGGACGAACCGGGTGACGCTGGGGATCTCGAGCTCCGTCGACGAAGCCCGGGCCGCGGTCCGGAGCCTTCCCGGGGCGGAGGCCATCGAGGTGGTGGCCGCCCAGCCCGTCCAGATTCTTGGAGCCGAGGCCGGTCCAGCCGTCACCGTCACGCCGGCTCCGGGGGCCGCGGACACGGGTGCGGCAATCTCCCGGGAGCCCGCTTCCGGGGACGGCGCCCCAGCCCCCGCGGAAGGGTGGTGGGCCGGTCTGCTCGCGACCCTCAGCCGGTGGTGGGCGGCGCTGATCGCCGTGTTTCGCTGATTCCGGCAGTAACCAAATTGTTTGGGAAAAAGGACGGGTGATCCCCGGCCCATTTTGCTGATGTATGGCCCGTCATTCCGGCTTGATGACGTCATAATCCAGAGGAACTAGCCAAGCACGGCGTATCCCTAGCAGACGATAGGTAATCTTGACACCGGTAAGTCGGATTGAGTCCACACCCCGTAGTACAAATACGGGAGATAACACAGAGTCGGGCGGGAACTCTAATGGAAACGAAATGGGCGTCATGTTTGGGAATGGCGTGTCTGAAATACCACTAGCAGCTGCCAGAAACCTTGGTGAGTAACCTCCACCGTCCTCCCGCACGAGTTCAATGTTGTCGACACGAACACTGATGGGGCCTGAATACCGCAGGTCAATCCCAAGATATATCGTCGTGTCGTCTTGAATTACCGGAATCTTGGCCTCTTTCCCGCCTACATCAAACGACGTAGATGCGTGTACACCCACTAGAATGACCGCAACGCACGCCGCTATCGCCGCCATAGAGATCGCATAAGCAACTCGCCGTTCACGCCATGTCACACCCATGGCGTCACCACCCACCCTATTGCGTCACCACCCACCCTATTATCGTTGGAAGCACCGTAAGTTGTATGACCCCAGCTATCTGTGGCTAACATAGATAGCCTGAAACGCCTGGCTACACGATGTGCAGTTATCATGCAAATAGTAGTGCGAATACGTCGATCCAAACCAGTAAGCTATGTTCGTGTAGGAGTTGTAGTTCCTCTTGGCGCCCATAGTGAGATGGTAACAACTTATTACATTTTATTACATTAAGAGCGACAACTTCGTTGTGGCGTTTTCCTACTGCAACAGTGCGTCTATAGCTCGATTTTGCAAGACATCTTGCCCAATGTCCCCACCTCCCAGTCGATCTCCTGCCATGGCCTATCATCCAATCCGTATAAACTGGCTCCCCAATCTGTTCCTCCAACAAACCGCACAGCGTAAACTTCAGCAAACTCTGTTGCGTCTGGACATACCCGTTACCGACGCCTATAGTCGAACTGGGATTCTACTTCACGTCCATATCCGGAGGTCCCGGTAAGCGTCGGCCACGTTTACTGCGGTACTTGTGGAATTTGTTATTGTCCTACTTCCTGAGTCCTGCCAAGGACCACCATTGATACTTACTTTAACATCGATGTCTAGTGCCGAACCGACACCATAACTGAACGTCGCCCGTACGCCATTTGTTGTATGGACTTCACCGACGCGGGTCCACTGCTCGGATAATTTGTTTCATCCCAAATGACGCAAGACATGGGCGTTACATTAGAAATGGATGTGCGAACTCAGCTTGAGAATGGTTTAACCTTATCTAGCCTAAGCTGAAGATGAAATTCGGAACCGCCTTCCATTTCATTCGCCTCCGCGCTGTTAAAACGAAGCCGATCAAGGACTATTGTTTTGGTAAAATGACGTATTGCAAACTCATCAGGATATCCACACGATCGAATCGCAAAATGTATATCAGCTATCATCTTATTGAGCGATCTGACCGTCAACCGTGAAAGGTCCACCGAGAAATCGACCCTGCCGTTAAGATCAGTTTTAGCAACGGCAATAACTTGACCCGGGTCATGTAGAAGAAGATCGACAAGCGCACCACTGGCAGGCGTTCCATCAGGGTGGAGTACGGTGACTTGTATTGTTTGACTATTGGACGCCTCGGCGGTCACCGAGGATGGTCCGGTGGCGATGGATAGTATGAAGATGCTCAGCATTAGTATATAACGCGTCCTATCGTATTGTTGCCCAGGGCATCCAAGCGACGGGTGAACGCCAACGAGCTGTACTGTGCCCCGTGGTCGGAGTGGTGGCTCAGGCCGGGCCCCGGCCGGCGACGCCGCACCGCCATGGTGACGGTCGAAACACGGTCATCGGTTCCGTCGGCTCTCCTGGGCAAAAAAGAGACCGCTCGGCTGTGGTCAAGCCGGGGCGCTGCCCCGCATCGATCTCGGCTTGGCGGACCCACTTCCGCAAGCTGGCTTCCGAAACGCCGAGATCGGCAACAACCTGCTGGAGCTTCTTCCCGCTTTCCCGGGCGAGGCAGACGGCTTCATCCCGGAACGCGGGAGGATACGGCGGCTTGGTAGCCGGCATGGGGATCACCCTTTCCGGAGCTTACGCCCCAAGGATCGGGGGGTCCACTGAACCGGGGCAAATCCACAAGAGGACCAAGACAGCCGTCGCCGAACCGTCACCGCAAGACCGCCACCTCATCCAGTGGGGTGCGTCCCATGTCGAACCGCGCCGTGCGGCTGATCTCATGGTCGGTGCTCGCCTTCCTCCTCTTCACAGCGGCCGGTTGCGCGCAATCGGCCACCACGGAACGCCCGGCGGCTTCTGCCGCGGCCACCGGCCAGAACCAGGGCCAAACTGGCGACGCCGGCCCGACGTCCCTGGAGGAACGCGGACCCGCATCGCCAGAACCAACCGGCGGGGGAACCTCGTCCCCCGCCGGGGCCGACCTGATTTCGGTCGAGGCCTTCTTGCGGGCCAACAAGGGGATCATCGCCTTTGTCTCCCAGGGCCTGTTGGACTGGGCGAGTGGGCTCAAGGAGCTCGGCATCTTGCCCATCAGCCTCGACGGAAGTCCTCTGGAACACGCCACCCCACCGGCGATTCACGTCGACCCAGCGCTGACTCCGCCGCAGGATGAAAGTCACCTCCGCGTGGTTGCCACCCGGGTCACCACCCTGGGGGCGTACATCACGCGCATCGATCTCCATCCGGATTCCATCGACGTCACCATCGTGCCGCAGGACGGGACGTTCCACGACGTCGAGATCGACTTGAACCGGTACAAGAACGGCCAGCGCGTTCCTGTCCGCTTCATCGTCACCGGCCCATACCAGGAATTCGTGGTCGAGAAGGTGCCGGCAGGGAACTAGGCCACGCCGCCGGCACCTGGGCCAGAGGTCTGAAACCGCTACCTCACCGTCCAGCGCCTGATCCCTCACCGGTTCCGGTCCGCCGCCACCTCATAGTGGATGTTCCGCGCCTCGAAGAAGTTGACGATCTCCGGTACGTCCACCTCGGTGGCCATCCACTGGGCCGGGTTCGGCGTGCCGAAGTGGGGACCCAGGCCGAGTTCGTCCAGGCGCCGGTCGGTGACGTACTCGATATAGGCGTTGAGGTAGTCGGCGCTGACGCCCAGGATCGGCCGCGGCAGCAGGGCGCGGTTGTAATCCCGCTCCAGCTCCACCGCCCGCAGGATCAGACCCTTGACCTCCCGGGCAAACTCGGGGGTCATGAGCTCGGGGTGTTCCTCCAGCAGGGTCGTGATCAGGTGGATGCCGAAGGACAGGTGCAGGCTCTCGTCCTTGAGCACCCAGTCAACCAGCGTCGCCAGGCCCTTGAGCAGGTTGCGCCGCCGGAAGGTGTAGGCGAACAGGAACCCTCCATAGAAGAACACGCCTTCCAGGACGATGTAGTAGCCGATCAGGTTGCGGAGGAACGCCTGCCGCCCCTCCAGGGTCGAGACGTCGGGCCGGACCAGCAGCTGGCGGGTCAGCTCCTGCTGGAACGCCTCCTTGGCGCGGATGGCCGGCACGTCGCGGTGGGCGGCGAAGACCCGCTCCCGGTCGACGGGCAGGGTCTTGAGCACGTACTCGAAGGCCATGGTGTGGTTGGCCTCTTCCCAGATCTGCCGGGCCAGGTACAGCCGGACCTCCGGCGGCGTCAGCAGCGGGTAGATGGACATCACCAGGTTGTGGGTGACCAGGGACTCCATCGGGTTGAAGAACCCCAGCAGCAGCTCGACGGCCCGCCGCTCGTCGTCCGTCAGGCGCAGCTCCCAGTCGCGGACGTCGTCGGCCAGGGGGATCTCCTCGGGGAACCAGGTGTTGCGCTTGCCCTGCTGGGCGTGGGCGTAGGCCCACGGGTAGCGCAGGGGGAAGAGCTGGATGGGCTCCAAGGGATCGCCGCCCAGCAGGCGGTCGCCGGGCTGGTGAGTGGCGGGTGCCACAGGGATCGCCTCCTTCTTGGATGGCATTCATTGGAAGGTGTTTGCTTGGGACGCATCTTCCACGCGGATGGACGACCCGTATCCGGGTGTCCGGGATCGGGGCGGGGCCGGGCGCGGTGGGCCGGACCGGTACGGCCCCCTCGCCGCCCGGACCGGCTTCCCCGTCCCTGGCCGGGTCACTGGCACGCCTCACAGACCAGGTCCGGGTCGTCGGGACGAACCCGGCAGACCGCGGCGGCCTCCAGGGCACCGGTCGCGGAGGCCCCCGGTCGCGCCTGGTCGCCGGGTCCTGCCGTCACCGCCGCCTTCGCCGGCGCGGCCACGGTCGCCGCCACGGTTCCGTCGTCCAGGTTCCACCGCAGCTTGCGGCGCGCCTTGTTCACCCGCACCGTCGACGGCTCGGCGTACATCCGCGGCGCCATGAAGAGGTAGTAGGTAGACTTCAGCCCCCGCCGCCACGCCTCGACGTACACCCGCTCCATGGTCCCCAGGTCCCGATCGGCCAGGAACAGGTTGCGGCTGATGCCCATGTCGACCCACTTCTGGGCCCGGGCGGCCACCTCCAGGTACGCCTCCGGCGGCACCTGGTAGGCGGTGGGGTAGCGGTGCCGGATGTCGGAGGGCAGCTCGGCGATGGGCTGGAGGTCGCCGCGTTCCTCCACGATGCGGTCGCGGACGGCCTCCCAGAGGCCCCGCCGCTCCAGCTCCTCCACCAGGACCCGGTTGATCTCGAGGAACTTGCCCGACAGGGTCTGCCGGGAGAAGACGTTGGCGTACGGCGGGTCCAGGCTCGGGGTGGTCCCCGCGATCAGGCTGATGGTCGCGGTCGGGGCGATGGCCATCACGGTACCGTTGCGCATGCCTCGGCGAACCTGGGCCCGTACCGACTCCCAATCGAGGCGGGCGGTGCGGTCGACCGTGACGGGCTCCCCCCGCTCCGCCTCCAGGTCCGCCAGGGTGTCGATGGGGACGCGGCCTTGCGCCCACCCGCTCTCGGCGAAGGCGGGGAAGCTGCCCCGCTCCTCCGCCAGCCGGTGGGAGGCCAGGATAGCATGGTAGCTGATGAACTCCAGCACCCGATCGACCAGGTCGGCCGCCTCCGGGTCGGCGTAGCCCCAGCCCAGGCGGTTCACCGCCTCGGCAAAGCCCATGACCCCGAGCCCCACGGGGCGGTGGCGCAGGTTGGAACGGCGCGCCTTCTCGATGGGGTAGAGGTTGAGGTCGATGACGTTGTCCAGACCCCGCATGGCCACGGCCACCGTCTCCGCCAGGGCGTCCCAGTCGATGCCCTGCGGTCCCAGGTGGCGGGCCAGGTTGACGCTGGCCAGGTTGCACACCGCCACCTCGTCGGCGGTGGTGGGCAGGAAGACCTCGGTGCAAAGGTTGCTGGAGTGGATCACCCCCGGCAGCAGCGAGCGCAGGTTGCCGGCATCCTTGAACACCAGCCAGGGGTGGGAGGTCTCCTGCAGGGTGGCCAGGATCTCCCGGAAGAGCTGCCGGGCGTCCACCCGCTTCCACGCCCGGGCGGGAAGCGCGCCCGCCTCGGCCTGGCGGATCCGCTCGGCATACGCCGCGGCGAAATCCCTGCCCACCTTCTCGGGCAGCTCCGGCACGTAGGCCGGGTCGAACAGGTACCACGGTTCCCCGGCCTCGACGCGGCGCAGGAACTCGTCGGGGATCCAGAGGGCGGTGTTGACGCTGTGCGCCCGCAGGTACGGGTCGCCGCTGTTCCGTTTGAGGTCCAGGAAGGCCTCGATCTCCAGGTGCCAGGGCTCGAGGTACACCGCCAGCGTCCCCCGGCGCCGCCCGCCCTGGTTCACCGCCTTGATCAGGGCGTCGTAGAAGTGGACGAAGGGGATCACGCCGGACGACTCGCCGTTGATCCCGCGCACCGGCGACCCCGCCGCCCTGAGCCGCGTCACCGAGGCCCCGATGCCGCCGGCGTACTTGGCCAGCCGGCCGAAGTCCCGGGCCGCGTCCAGGATGTGGTCCATGGAGTCGTGGACGTCGGCCAGGTAGCAGGACGAGAGCTGGTGGTGCGGGGTACCGGCGTTGAACAGGGTGGGAGTGCTGGGCAGGTAGCGGAAGGTGGACATGGCGTGGTAGAACCGGCGGGCCCAGGCCCCCCGGTGGCCGGGTTCTTCCGCCAGTGCCAGCCCCATGGCCACCCGCATGAAGAGGAACTGGGGCGTCTCCAGCCACTGCCGGCTCTCGGGCTCCCGCACCAGGTAACGGTCCATCAGGGTCACCAGGCCGATGAAGGGCAAGGTCTCGTCCCGCTCGGGGCGGAGGGACGCCGCCAGCTCGTCGAGGTCGAAGGCCAGCAGTCGCTCGTCCAGGGCGCCGCAGGCCACGCCCTTGCGGATGTAGGCCGGGAACGCGGCCCGGTAGGCCGCGGGCGACGGGGCCTCGTCGTTCAGCACGCACCGGTAGAGCTGGCGCAGCCGGGCCCGCACGGCGACCCGCTCCATCCGCGGCTCGCGGTGCAGGTGCTGGGTGGCGGCCTGGACGAGGAGTTCCTCGAGCGCCCCGGCACCGGCATCGCCAGCTCCAGGGGCGCCAGCGTCGGCGGGCTCGGACCGGAGGGCGCGCGGGTCGTCGCCCGCGGGGGCGACGAGGGACGCGGCGACGAGGCTGGTGGCAGGAGCCCCGGCTCCCACCCACGCCAGGTCGCGGCGCAACAGTTCTTCCAACCGGGCGGCATCGGGCAGGCCGGCGGTCAGGTCGCGGAGGACGGCGTCCACGGGTCTCCTCCTCTCTTCCCTGGCGGTTCCACCCGTTGTCGCCGCGGAAGAGGGGAAGAGCCGAAGGGACCGGTTCAGCCACCGGGATCGGACCCGGCCGGCAAGCAGCCGGCCGGCCGCCTGCCCGGCACTCCCCTCAACCCGTGCACCGTCGCGCGGAAGCCGTCGGAGCCGTCGCCCACCCCGGCCGGAGAAAATCAAGACCGGCCCGCAGGGGGGCCGGGTGTGACGGCAAGGGAGTGCCCGTCCTCGGCCCGCCCTCACCCCTCCGCGGGGGCGGAACGGAGGCGCGATGTGGGTACTCGGGCTTCCGGCTCGTCCAAGCTCGCCGAAGCGGCCGGTCGATGGGGCTGCATGACGGCGGACGCGTCATCGACCAGCCCGGGGTGGCCGCTTCGCGGCCGGCGCGGCCGGTTACCGTTGCGGGACAGCGCCGGACTTGCACCGGTCTTCCCCCAGCGGGCTGCCGGCACCTCGGCCGGAGGTCGCCATCGCCACTGCCCGGTCGAACCCCTGCAGGGGATGTCCGGGGCGAGACCTCGCGGGTGGCCAGGGTCCGGCGGCGGTGCTGGCAGCCGCGCCCTGCCCTGTCGGACAGGCACCGCGCCTGCGGCGGCGGGTCCGGTGGATGCCGGGATTCTCGCCGCCGCATGCCAGATATGGAAGTTTGTCCGCGCTGATGGTACTACATGTTGTATTGCCCGCCAAGGAGGCGGACGGCCGGTTTCCGAAGGTGGCGGGCGGTGGCCGCGCATTAACGGCTTCGGGCGCCGGCGGGCTGCCGGGTTCTTCCGAAAACAGCACGGGGGGCCGCTGCCGCTCCCGGCGGCCCCCCATCCCTTCGCGGGTGGTCCTCTAAGAACGGGCGAGCTGGGGGTGTCGTTGGGGCGTCAGCGCCGCGATGACGTCGTCGAGCGAACGGGCGACGGTCCAGTCCTGGGGGGAATGCCGCTGAAACAAGCCGTAGCGGTCCAGCAGAACGGCATGGACACCCAGGTGGCGAGCGGGCAGGACGTCGTTGAGCAGGTTGTCACCGACAGCCAGCATGGCGTCCCGCGGAATCCCGGTCGCCTGCTCAAGCCACGGGATGATCCGCCGCCACCCTTCCGGTTTGCACGCATCGGTGAAGCAGTGGTGGAAGGCGCCCTCCAGTCCCAGGGCCTCCACCATCGCCTGCGCATGGCCCGCGCTGGCGTTCGTCACGAGAATCCGGAGGGGCCCGTCCTTGGCGCGGAAGAACCCCTCGGTCCGGTACGATTCCGGGGGCGGCACCGACACCCACGAGCGGACTTCGGCCATGGCCTCCAGGCATTCGTCGGTGGAAACCCCGTACCGCAACGCCGCGGCCGTGACCAGCATCCAGGCGTCGCCGAGGGCCAGGTACCGTCCCATGGCGCCGACGTGACCGCCCGCCTCGGCGACCCGTTTCCACGGCCGGGGGGAGCCGTCGTCCCATGCGGACGCCACGCCGGGTTCCAGCTGGGGGTGGCCGAGGAGCACGCCCTCGACCCGGTCGTAGATTCGTCCCATCCGAAACTGGCGATTGGGGTCCGCGAAAGGAAGCGTTTCATGCAAGAACGTCCCGCGCAGGGAGCTGGGCAGGTGGGCCGCAAGGACCCGGGCGTACGCGGTGCTACAAGAGGTCGTCATACAAGGTGCCGTCGAGGTCGAAGATCACCATGCGGATCGCCCCGGCGTCCGGCAGGGGCGGGTTCGTCCGGGTGACCACGCCTTCCGGCATGCCGCGGGGACTGCCGCCGCAGAGCCCGGCCGTGAGCCCGTCGTAGAGCGCCGGCACGCGGCTCACCTCCTCGGGGTCGTTAGCCAGCGCGGTTCACCTTCACCGGGGGCATCGCGCCCCGCCCCTACCGTACCGCGCCCCGTTCCCCGGGCCGTTAAGGGCTTGTCAAGGATTGCGGAAGTTTTGTCGCTTCCGTCGTTACCGTTCGTCGACATGGCGGTGACATCCCGTTAACCGTTTTCATGGCCTGGCAAAG
Proteins encoded in this window:
- a CDS encoding ribonucleotide-diphosphate reductase subunit beta, coding for MAPATHQPGDRLLGGDPLEPIQLFPLRYPWAYAHAQQGKRNTWFPEEIPLADDVRDWELRLTDDERRAVELLLGFFNPMESLVTHNLVMSIYPLLTPPEVRLYLARQIWEEANHTMAFEYVLKTLPVDRERVFAAHRDVPAIRAKEAFQQELTRQLLVRPDVSTLEGRQAFLRNLIGYYIVLEGVFFYGGFLFAYTFRRRNLLKGLATLVDWVLKDESLHLSFGIHLITTLLEEHPELMTPEFAREVKGLILRAVELERDYNRALLPRPILGVSADYLNAYIEYVTDRRLDELGLGPHFGTPNPAQWMATEVDVPEIVNFFEARNIHYEVAADRNR
- a CDS encoding HAD family hydrolase, whose translation is MHETLPFADPNRQFRMGRIYDRVEGVLLGHPQLEPGVASAWDDGSPRPWKRVAEAGGHVGAMGRYLALGDAWMLVTAAALRYGVSTDECLEAMAEVRSWVSVPPPESYRTEGFFRAKDGPLRILVTNASAGHAQAMVEALGLEGAFHHCFTDACKPEGWRRIIPWLEQATGIPRDAMLAVGDNLLNDVLPARHLGVHAVLLDRYGLFQRHSPQDWTVARSLDDVIAALTPQRHPQLARS
- a CDS encoding ribonucleoside-diphosphate reductase subunit alpha — encoded protein: MDAVLRDLTAGLPDAARLEELLRRDLAWVGAGAPATSLVAASLVAPAGDDPRALRSEPADAGAPGAGDAGAGALEELLVQAATQHLHREPRMERVAVRARLRQLYRCVLNDEAPSPAAYRAAFPAYIRKGVACGALDERLLAFDLDELAASLRPERDETLPFIGLVTLMDRYLVREPESRQWLETPQFLFMRVAMGLALAEEPGHRGAWARRFYHAMSTFRYLPSTPTLFNAGTPHHQLSSCYLADVHDSMDHILDAARDFGRLAKYAGGIGASVTRLRAAGSPVRGINGESSGVIPFVHFYDALIKAVNQGGRRRGTLAVYLEPWHLEIEAFLDLKRNSGDPYLRAHSVNTALWIPDEFLRRVEAGEPWYLFDPAYVPELPEKVGRDFAAAYAERIRQAEAGALPARAWKRVDARQLFREILATLQETSHPWLVFKDAGNLRSLLPGVIHSSNLCTEVFLPTTADEVAVCNLASVNLARHLGPQGIDWDALAETVAVAMRGLDNVIDLNLYPIEKARRSNLRHRPVGLGVMGFAEAVNRLGWGYADPEAADLVDRVLEFISYHAILASHRLAEERGSFPAFAESGWAQGRVPIDTLADLEAERGEPVTVDRTARLDWESVRAQVRRGMRNGTVMAIAPTATISLIAGTTPSLDPPYANVFSRQTLSGKFLEINRVLVEELERRGLWEAVRDRIVEERGDLQPIAELPSDIRHRYPTAYQVPPEAYLEVAARAQKWVDMGISRNLFLADRDLGTMERVYVEAWRRGLKSTYYLFMAPRMYAEPSTVRVNKARRKLRWNLDDGTVAATVAAPAKAAVTAGPGDQARPGASATGALEAAAVCRVRPDDPDLVCEACQ
- a CDS encoding alpha-lytic protease prodomain-containing protein, with translation MAMVGFAGSLAQASPGGGAPGKPTEPAGRPDRLVSWVVAPDDVQAAETYLREHFADRFGGLYVEDAGTGQAAVVVVLTRPLDAAGEQALRDRLAGHRLRFEEGHYTLMELEQVQATLNQNMARLQDQGVQVVWTGVDVRTNRVTLGISSSVDEARAAVRSLPGAEAIEVVAAQPVQILGAEAGPAVTVTPAPGAADTGAAISREPASGDGAPAPAEGWWAGLLATLSRWWAALIAVFR
- the mmgD gene encoding citrate synthase produces the protein METQEYRPGLEGVIAAETRISYLDVENEEIVVRGYNLLDLITQKTYVDVLGLLIHERLPGDEERKGLERQLLAAEVPQAVWDILAKLPASMHAMDRLRTAVSALAGFDPEADSPDPEAERAKGVRLVGQVSTIVANLTRVAQGEAPVLPDPQLGFAENFVYMITGRRPDPAGARAFDQALIAYSEHEMPNSTFTARIIASTLSDVYGALTGAVASLKGPLHGGANEAVAHMMLEAGDVEGLDRLIREKLARKERIMGFGHRVYMRKFDPRAWILKQTLARLVEERGDEEGRRWVAMCQRGEDIMREEKGLYPNLDYYAAPIYYVLGIPIELYTPIFFAARTAGLVAHVVEQHAQNRLYRPRVRYLGPRGLKV
- a CDS encoding bifunctional 2-methylcitrate dehydratase/aconitate hydratase, producing MAAHDPSAAPAGGAVKPQEPDPVLVAIADYALQREIDSELAYRTARWVLMDSLAAAFYALAYPECTKLLGPTVPGTVVPHGVKVPGTPYVLDPVEGAFNITALIRWLDYNDTFLAKEWGHPSDNLGAILAVADHVSRVRRSRGEAPYTVRDVLTMAIKAHEIQGVLSLENSLNRFGFDHVHFVKVASAAVATVLLGGGRDEVINALSNAWIDGAALRTYRHFPNTGSRKSWAAADAVSRAVRLALFAVKGEMGYPTALSAPRWGFEDVVLRGEKVVLARPLGSYVMENVLFKIAYPAEFHGQTAVEAALKLHPQVKDRLEEIDRIVIETQEPAIRIIDKKGPLTNPADRDHSLQYMTAVALIYGELTYQHYEEPIAADPRIDALREKMVVVENEQYSRDYLDPDKRSIANAVQVFFRDGTATEKVAVEYPLGHRRRRDEALPLLHEKVRGALREVFPARRAERLFHLLAEDPALPEMPVDRFMDELHRP